Proteins found in one Triticum aestivum cultivar Chinese Spring chromosome 4D, IWGSC CS RefSeq v2.1, whole genome shotgun sequence genomic segment:
- the LOC123098218 gene encoding beta-hexosaminidase 2, producing the protein MAALPYLAVLLLLLRPAAAPAARPPPPSKPPPPQPHQKVFVWPKPTSISWPSVVYAPLTPTFSIRAVPTHPALRHAIAYYIRHIRAERHTPLVPPANYTLARVPVRLLTLSVSDAQVPLGPDVDESYTLSVPADSASADISAATPWGAIRGLETFSQLAWAGGGEAAGGQSIVPSGIEISDRPLFTHRGILLDTARNFYPVRDILHTIRAMAFNKLNVFHWHITDAQSFPIVLPTVPSLAHFGSYSPFMRYTDKDVRRIVNYAAAFGVRVIPEIDMPGHTGSWAGAYPEIVTCANKFWAPTASPALAAEPCTGQLNPLNPKAYRVAQDVLRDLSALFPDPFLHGGADEVNTACWEDDPVVRRFLSEGGTHDQLLELFVNATRPFMVHELNRTVVYWEDVLLGPKVMVGPTALPKETTVLQTWNNGAENTKRIVAAGYRAIVSSAAYYYLDCGHGGWVGNDSRYDKQEEEGDGAPLFNDPGGTGGSWCAPFKTWQRVYDYDILHGLTEEEANLVLGGEVALWSEQSDAAVLDGRLWPRAAAAAETLWSGNKGASGRKRYANATDRLNDWRHRMVARGIRAEPLQPLWCPLHPGMCNLSQ; encoded by the exons ATGGCAGCACTGCCGTAtctcgccgtcctcctcctgctcctccgcccAGCGGCCGCACCCGCCGCTCGACCGCCGCCGCCTTCCAagcctccgccgccgcagccgcaccAGAAAGTGTTCGTCTGGCCCAAGCCGACGTCCATCTCGTGGCCGTCCGTCGTGTACGCGCCGCTCACCCCGACCTTCAGCATCCGCGCGGTGCCGACCCACCCGGCCCTCCGCCACGCGATCGCCTACTACATCCGCCACATCCGCGCCGAGCGCCACACGCCGCTGGTGCCCCCCGCCAACTACACGCTCGCCCGCGTCCCCGTCCGCCTCCTCACGCTCTCCGTCTCCGACGCCCAAGTCCCGCTCGGCCCCGACGTCGACGAGTCCTACACGCTCTCCGTGCCCGCGGACTCGGCCTCCGCCGACATCTCCGCGGCCACGCCCTGGGGCGCCATCCGCGGCCTCGAGACCTTCTCCCAGCTCGcatgggccggcggcggcgaggctgcGGGCGGCCAGTCGATTGTCCCCAGCGGCATCGAGATCTCCGACCGCCCCCTCTTCACCCACCGTGGCATCCTTCTCGACACCGCCCGCAACTTCTACCCCGTCCGCGACATCCTCCACACCATCCGCGCCATGGCGTTCAACAAGCTCAACGTCTTCCACTGGCACATCACCGACGCCCAGTCCTTCCCCATCGTCCTCCCCACCGTCCCCAGCCTTGCCCACTTCGGCTCCTACTCCCCCTTCATGCGCTACACCGACAAGGACGTCCGCCGCATCGTCAATTACGCCGCCGCCTTCGGCGTCCGCGTCATCCCCGAGATCGACATGCCCG GGCACACGGGTTCGTGGGCAGGAGCGTACCCGGAGATCGTGACCTGCGCGAACAAGTTCTGGGCGCCCACGGCGAGTCCCGCGCTGGCGGCGGAGCCCTGCACGGGGCAGCTGAATCCGCTGAACCCCAAGGCGTACCGCGTGGCGCAGGACGTTCTGCGCGACCTGTCGGCCCTGTTCCCGGACCCGTTCCTCCACGGCGGCGCCGACGAGGTGAACACGGCGTGCTGGGAGGACGACCCCGTTGTACGCCGCTTCCTCAGCGAGGGCGGCACGCACGACCAACTCCTGGAGCTGTTCGTGAACGCGACCCGGCCGTTCATGGTGCACGAGCTGAACCGCACGGTGGTGTACTGGGAGGACGTGCTCCTGGGGCCCAAGGTGATGGTGGGGCCGACGGCGCTGCCCAAGGAGACGACCGTGCTGCAGACGTGGAACAACGGGGCCGAGAACACGAAGCGGATCGTGGCCGCCGGGTACCGCGCCATCGTCTCCTCGGCGGCCTACTACTACCTGGACTGCGGGCACGGCGGGTGGGTGGGCAACGACAGCCGGTACGACAAACAGGAGGAGGAGGGCGACGGGGCGCCGCTGTTCAACGACCCCGGGGGCACGGGTGGATCGTGGTGCGCGCCGTTCAAGACGTGGCAGCGCGTGTACGACTACGACATCCTGCACGGGCTGACCGAGGAGGAGGCCAACCTGGTgctgggcggcgaggtggcgctgtGGTCGGAGCAGTCGGACGCCGCGGTGCTGGACGGCAGGCTCTGGCcgagggccgccgccgccgcggagacGCTCTGGTCCGGGAACAAGGGCGCCAGCGGGAGGAAGCGGTACGCCAACGCCACGGACCGGCTCAACGACTGGAGGCACCGGATGGTGGCGCGCGGCATCCGCGCCGAGCCCCTACAGCCGCTGTGGTGCCCGCTGCACCCCGGCATGTGCAACCTCTCGCAGTAG